One part of the Luteibacter yeojuensis genome encodes these proteins:
- a CDS encoding STAS domain-containing protein, translated as MAKKSPKDAPRAPLALDADLRIGAAPALRDRLLGVLAAGEPIELDGAVVAQVDTAALQVLAAFSRDARAAGLPVAWSGVSDPLRRGVSVLGLHALIELPADAGVN; from the coding sequence ATGGCGAAGAAATCTCCCAAAGACGCCCCCCGCGCCCCGCTGGCGCTGGATGCCGACCTGCGCATCGGCGCGGCGCCCGCGCTTCGCGATAGGCTGCTGGGTGTCCTGGCGGCCGGCGAGCCCATCGAACTCGATGGCGCGGTCGTGGCCCAGGTCGATACGGCGGCCCTGCAGGTCCTCGCGGCGTTTTCCCGCGATGCCCGCGCGGCGGGCCTTCCGGTCGCCTGGTCCGGTGTCAGCGACCCTCTCCGACGCGGCGTGTCCGTGCTGGGCCTCCATGCTTTGATCGAACTGCCGGCCGACGCCGGCGTGAACTGA
- a CDS encoding response regulator, which translates to MAKILAVDDSASMRSMVAFTLRGAGHDVDEADNGQAALDTARGTKFDLVLADVNMPVMDGISMVREMRTMAGYSGVPILMLTTESNPEKKMEGKAAGATGWLVKPFDPDQLLATVARVLG; encoded by the coding sequence ATGGCGAAGATTCTTGCGGTAGACGACTCGGCCTCCATGCGCAGCATGGTGGCCTTCACCCTGCGTGGCGCGGGCCATGACGTGGACGAGGCCGACAACGGCCAGGCCGCGCTGGATACGGCGCGCGGCACGAAGTTCGACCTGGTCCTGGCCGACGTGAACATGCCGGTGATGGACGGTATTTCCATGGTCCGCGAGATGCGCACGATGGCCGGCTACAGCGGCGTGCCCATCCTCATGCTCACCACCGAGTCGAACCCGGAAAAGAAGATGGAAGGCAAGGCCGCCGGCGCCACCGGCTGGCTGGTGAAGCCGTTCGACCCCGACCAGCTGCTGGCCACTGTGGCCCGCGTGCTCGGTTAA